The following is a genomic window from Rutidosis leptorrhynchoides isolate AG116_Rl617_1_P2 chromosome 8, CSIRO_AGI_Rlap_v1, whole genome shotgun sequence.
AAACGGGTAAACAGATAAGGTTTTAACTGTTCAGGCTACCCATACCCATGGACCATACCTAGGGAACGAGAGATTTTACTCAGATGTACGCGACCTAATTAGAGTTCCTGTGGCCATTTCCGACCCTTTTCCCTGGCCACCCAATATGTACTACTGGTgagatttgaacccgagacctcttgtgaGGATATGGTTCTCTCATTGATCATTCATATACTTCAATTTTAATCATGACTTGTAATTAGTATTAGTACCTTAATCACATCTGCTTGGTCCCACACACTCATTATGCCCTCTCGAGCAGCATCTGCCGATTGCCATAACGGTAGTCTCAAATTCACATCATAAGAGACGATACTGCCCGCCTTTTTAGCTATAGCCATTGCAGCTAAATGTGCTGACTTACATGGTTCATGTATCAAAGTAATCGAACCAAAATGAAATATTTTCGCCTTCATTTGTCATACAACAACTAAACGTTAGACGAGGATCACCAAAAAGTACTAAAAACAACAACAATTTACAAACCTGTTTTATAAGATTCACATCAAGTTCTGATTCTTGAAGTAACATATCCGCACTAGGATTTCTAAAAAACAAAAACTCTCGTTCACCATCTGATTTTAAGCTAACGAAAGCTAATGCTGTTCTTGCTTTATGATCAAATCGCATGCCgcggttgttgactttgttttcctTTAAAATATCGGCCAACATGTACCCGAATTGGTCATCACCCACCTAAAAAGAAGTACAAGTTGCAAAGTAAATTTATAGTTATAGTTTGTAATATAAGTTGGGATTTATTTTATTTAGaccaatataaatatatatactttgcctATAAATGCTGAAGAACCTCCCAATCTCGATATACCGACAGCAACGTTAGCAGGAGCACCACCGGGTGCTTTCTCGAAAACGGGTGCTTTGGCAAGTGGTACTCCAGATACCGATGCCACAAAATCGATCAACATTTCGCCAAAACATACCGTAAGCGAATTCATTGCCTCTGTGGGTTTTTATTGTAAACAGATCACGTGTTAATTTCTTGAAATATAATCAAATTTTTCTAGGGTTCATTTAGGGCTAAATAACATTAATCAAGAAACCAGATACTGTTACTGTATGCAAGATGATCAATactctgtttatatatagaaaaccATCCCAGTTTTACTTTAACCCTTTGTCTAACCATAAATAGACgatcatattaatatattaatattaat
Proteins encoded in this region:
- the LOC139861824 gene encoding probable fructokinase-7, with product MAESPTSEAMNSLTVCFGEMLIDFVASVSGVPLAKAPVFEKAPGGAPANVAVGISRLGGSSAFIGKVGDDQFGYMLADILKENKVNNRGMRFDHKARTALAFVSLKSDGEREFLFFRNPSADMLLQESELDVNLIKQAKIFHFGSITLIHEPCKSAHLAAMAIAKKAGSIVSYDVNLRLPLWQSADAAREGIMSVWDQADVIKVSEEEITFLTGGDDAYDDNVVLEKLFHPNLKLFLVSEGARGCRYYTTRFKGRVGGVKVKPIDTTGAGDAFVSGILSFLASDTHLYEDEKRLREALMFANACGALAVTKKGAIPAMPTREEVHKILEQQG